A region of Arabidopsis thaliana chromosome 5, partial sequence DNA encodes the following proteins:
- the SAE1B gene encoding SUMO activating enzyme 1B (SUMO activating enzyme 1B (SAE1B); CONTAINS InterPro DOMAIN/s: Molybdenum cofactor biosynthesis, MoeB (InterPro:IPR009036), UBA/THIF-type NAD/FAD binding fold (InterPro:IPR000594), NAD(P)-binding domain (InterPro:IPR016040); BEST Arabidopsis thaliana protein match is: SUMO-activating enzyme 1B (TAIR:AT5G50580.1); Has 4947 Blast hits to 4294 proteins in 1121 species: Archae - 94; Bacteria - 1869; Metazoa - 1154; Fungi - 667; Plants - 410; Viruses - 0; Other Eukaryotes - 753 (source: NCBI BLink).), translating to MDGDELTEQETALYDRQIRVWGAGAQRRLSKSHVLVSGIKGTVAEFCKNIVLAGVGSVTLLDDRLVTTEVFNANFLILPDENAYVGKTVAEICCDSLKDFNPMVHVSIEKGDLSTLGVDFFEKFDVVVIGYSSRATKKAVNEKCRNLAKDVAFYTVDCRGSCGEIFVDLQNYKYTKLDETVECELTFPSFEEAVSVPWKPMPRRTAKLYFAMRVIELFEETEGRKPGECSLSDLPRVLKLKKELCEGNSVSENHIPDILLERLVSNNTEFPPACAIIGGILGQEVIKVISGKGEPLKNFFYFDAEDGKGVIEDLSHKL from the exons ATGGACGGAGATGAGCTCACCGAGCAGGAAACTGCTCTTTATGACCGTCAAATTAGGGTATGGGGAGCTGGTGCTCAAAGAAG ATTGAGTAAATCTCATGTTTTGGTATCTGGAATTAAGGGCACTGTTGCTGAG TTTTGTAAGAACATTGTGTTGGCAGGAGTAGGTAGTGTGACTCTGTTGGATGATCGATTGGTTACAACGGAAGTCTTCAACGCaaacttcttgattcttcctGATGAAAATGCTTATGTAGGCAAAACCGTAGCTGAGATTTGTTGTGATTCACTTAAGGATTTTAACCCTATGGTTCATGTTTCAATAGAGAAAG gtgatttgtCAACACTTGGTGTTGATTTTTTCGAGAAGTTTGATGTTGTGGTTATCGGCTACAGTTCTCGTGCTACTAAG AAAGCAGTTAATGAAAAGTGTAGGAACCTAGCAAAAGATGTAGCGTTCTATACAGTTGATTGTAGAGGCTCATGTGGCGAAATATTTGTCGACCTTCAGAATTATAAGTACACAAAG CTTGATGAAACAGTGGAATGTGAACTAACATTTCCAAGTTTTGAG GAGGCAGTTTCAGTACCGTGGAAACCGATGCCAAGGAGAACAGCAAAGCTCTACTTTGCAATGAGAG TGATAGAACTATTTGAGGAAACTGAAGGACGTAAACCTGGGGAATGTTCGCTGTCTGATCTCCCAAGAGTTTTGAAACTCAAAAAGGAACTATGTGAAGGAAAT TCGGTCAGCGAGAATCATATTCCAGATATCCTCTTGGAGAGACTCGTATCTAATAACACAGAATTCCCACCGGCTTGTGCCATCATTGGAGGGATTCTAGGACAG GAGGTGATAAAAGTTATATCAGGCAAAGGAGAGCCGTTGAAGAACTTCTTCTACTTTGATGCAGAGGATGGGAAAGGTGTAATCGAGGACCTATCCCACAAGCTTTAA
- the SAE1B gene encoding SUMO activating enzyme 1B (SUMO activating enzyme 1B (SAE1B); CONTAINS InterPro DOMAIN/s: UBA/THIF-type NAD/FAD binding fold (InterPro:IPR000594), Molybdenum cofactor biosynthesis, MoeB (InterPro:IPR009036), NAD(P)-binding domain (InterPro:IPR016040), Ubiquitin-activating enzyme, E1-like (InterPro:IPR000011); BEST Arabidopsis thaliana protein match is: SUMO-activating enzyme 1B (TAIR:AT5G50580.2); Has 30201 Blast hits to 17322 proteins in 780 species: Archae - 12; Bacteria - 1396; Metazoa - 17338; Fungi - 3422; Plants - 5037; Viruses - 0; Other Eukaryotes - 2996 (source: NCBI BLink).) yields MDGDELTEQETALYDRQIRVWGAGAQRRLSKSHVLVSGIKGTVAEFCKNIVLAGVGSVTLLDDRLVTTEVFNANFLILPDENAYVGKTVAEICCDSLKDFNPMVHVSIEKGDLSTLGVDFFEKFDVVVIGYSSRATKKAVNEKCRNLAKDVAFYTVDCRGSCGEIFVDLQNYKYTKKKLDETVECELTFPSFEEAVSVPWKPMPRRTAKLYFAMRVIELFEETEGRKPGECSLSDLPRVLKLKKELCEGNSVSENHIPDILLERLVSNNTEFPPACAIIGGILGQEVIKVISGKGEPLKNFFYFDAEDGKGVIEDLSHKL; encoded by the exons ATGGACGGAGATGAGCTCACCGAGCAGGAAACTGCTCTTTATGACCGTCAAATTAGGGTATGGGGAGCTGGTGCTCAAAGAAG ATTGAGTAAATCTCATGTTTTGGTATCTGGAATTAAGGGCACTGTTGCTGAG TTTTGTAAGAACATTGTGTTGGCAGGAGTAGGTAGTGTGACTCTGTTGGATGATCGATTGGTTACAACGGAAGTCTTCAACGCaaacttcttgattcttcctGATGAAAATGCTTATGTAGGCAAAACCGTAGCTGAGATTTGTTGTGATTCACTTAAGGATTTTAACCCTATGGTTCATGTTTCAATAGAGAAAG gtgatttgtCAACACTTGGTGTTGATTTTTTCGAGAAGTTTGATGTTGTGGTTATCGGCTACAGTTCTCGTGCTACTAAG AAAGCAGTTAATGAAAAGTGTAGGAACCTAGCAAAAGATGTAGCGTTCTATACAGTTGATTGTAGAGGCTCATGTGGCGAAATATTTGTCGACCTTCAGAATTATAAGTACACAAAG AAAAAGCTTGATGAAACAGTGGAATGTGAACTAACATTTCCAAGTTTTGAG GAGGCAGTTTCAGTACCGTGGAAACCGATGCCAAGGAGAACAGCAAAGCTCTACTTTGCAATGAGAG TGATAGAACTATTTGAGGAAACTGAAGGACGTAAACCTGGGGAATGTTCGCTGTCTGATCTCCCAAGAGTTTTGAAACTCAAAAAGGAACTATGTGAAGGAAAT TCGGTCAGCGAGAATCATATTCCAGATATCCTCTTGGAGAGACTCGTATCTAATAACACAGAATTCCCACCGGCTTGTGCCATCATTGGAGGGATTCTAGGACAG GAGGTGATAAAAGTTATATCAGGCAAAGGAGAGCCGTTGAAGAACTTCTTCTACTTTGATGCAGAGGATGGGAAAGGTGTAATCGAGGACCTATCCCACAAGCTTTAA